Genomic segment of Thermodesulfobacteriota bacterium:
AGGAAAAACTTTCCTTGCCCTTGGAGAAAATGGGATCGATGGGAAAGGGAGAGTGATAGGGTCTCCTGGGAAGCGTCCATTTTTAAGAAATGTGACTAAGAGAGAAGTTGAAGCCTTTCGGAATCAGGTTGAGGTCGTGGATATGATTAGCTGTGAAGATGAGGCGATAATAATAGAAAAAATCAATGAGCTTTCACAAATGATACTTCCCTCTTCTATTTGTGAGGAGAATTTTGATAAAACAGAACGTGTTCAGATTTTGTCGGTCCCGGTTATAAAAGCAAAATCGCACACAAAAGTCGCGCTAGACAAAGCTGGTTACTTTGTGATTATCCCCCGACAGGATAAAGGTATCATCACAGTAGAGCATTACTCCTACGATAATAAACTTCAACATTTAATAGAGGGTCAAGATGCTAAAAGCATCTACTCGACGATTATAGAATACGGTTGGGTTACACAGTTGACCCATGCCGCTTATCTTGGTAAGGAATTAGCAAAGGCAGAGCTTTCAATGAAACTTGGATTTAAATATATGCAGGATGGTGCGTAAAGAGGTCACAAAGGGATGCATTATTTACAGACCTAATGTTAATAACTCACTAACAACGAATCTCAATCTCCGGAAGACCATTTTTTCGTTTCATGTACTTACTCCCTCCAGTCCATCATAATTTCCCAGCAGATTAAATTTTCCCCCTTGACATTCCACTCTACTGTAAGGTGTACAATTAATATTAAAACTTCAAAATCAGCGAGGTGATAAAAATGGAGCCAAAAGAAACAGTTTACCTTTGTCCAGCATGTGACATGTGCCCCGAGGTAAAATTATTTGAGAGTCATGTGACAATTGGAGAAGA
This window contains:
- a CDS encoding DUF4346 domain-containing protein, coding for MKQTLENLHSSFSLNQTQGSSELIKNIEHWLYLMDPIKYECLGCEYCYPAEAMNIFAHEFPEIAEARSLRCGFEIRQQTWPPVPGDYFSLCDDQSCPIAVSTLASVELSERLASIKPKGLCIVGKTETENIGIDKVIKNTITNPTIRYLLLTGKDSKDHLPGKTFLALGENGIDGKGRVIGSPGKRPFLRNVTKREVEAFRNQVEVVDMISCEDEAIIIEKINELSQMILPSSICEENFDKTERVQILSVPVIKAKSHTKVALDKAGYFVIIPRQDKGIITVEHYSYDNKLQHLIEGQDAKSIYSTIIEYGWVTQLTHAAYLGKELAKAELSMKLGFKYMQDGA